A window of Microbacterium lushaniae genomic DNA:
GAGCGCCGACGCACGTTAGGAAGTAGAAGAAATGGCTAGAGTCAAGCGGGCCGTCAACGCCCACAAGAAGCGTCGCGTCATCCTCGAGCGCGCGTCCGGCTACCGCGGACAGCGTTCGCGCCTGTACCGCAAGGCGAAGGAGCAGGTCACCCACTCGCTCGTCTACGCGTACCGCGACCGTCGCAAGCGCAAGGGCGACTTCCGCCGCCTGTGGATCCAGCGCATCAACGCCGCCGCCCGCGCGAACGGCATGACGTACAACCGGTTCATCCAGGGCCTGGGCCTGGCCGGCGTGCAGGTGGACCGCCGCATGCTCGCCGAGCTGGCCGTGCACGAGCCGGCCGTCTTCGCGTCGCTCGTGGAGACGGCGAAGAACGCGCTGCCCGGCGACGTCAACGCCGCCAAGACCGCGTAACACCGCACCACGTGACAGGGGCGTCCTCCATCGGAGGGCGCCCCTTCCGCGTGTGCGGGCACGGCGCGTGCAGGGACGGCCTGGGGCGGCCCATACACTGAAGGGGTGCTGGAGAATCCGCGGTCACCGCGCGTGCGAGCCGTCGCGAAACTGAGCAAGCGCAGTGCGCGCCAAGAGACGGGACTGTTCCTCCTGGAAGGGCCCCAGGCCGCGCGGGAGGCCCTCGCATACGCCCCGGGCACGGTGCTGGAGCTGTTCGCGACGCCCACCGCGATCGAGCGTCATGTCGATGTCCGGGATGCCGCGCACGCGGCGGGCATCCAGATCCAGTTCACCAGCGAAGACGTCCTCGACGCGATGGCGGACACCGTCACCCCGCAGGGCATCGTCGCCGTCGCGCAGCAGGCGCCCACCGCGATGAAGGACATCTTCGCCGCCCGGCCGCGGCTCATCGCGATCTGCGAGGAGGTGCGCGACCCGGGCAACCTCGGCACGATCATCCGCGCCGCCGATGCCGCCGGCGCCGACGCCGTGGTGCTGACCGGTCGCACGGTGGACCCGTACAACCCGAAGGTGGTGCGCGCGAGCACCGGATCGCTGTTCCACCTCCCGGTGGCGGTGGGGGCCGAGCTCTCCAGCGCCGTCGAGCGCGCCCACGCGGCCGGCATGCGCGTCGTGGCCGCCGACGTCGGCGGCAGCGACTTCCTGGAATCACGCGCCGTGCTGGCCGAACCCACCGCGTGGCTGTTCGGCAACGAGGCCCGCGGGCTGGAGGAGGCCGCTCTGGCCCAGGCCGATCTGGCGCTGCGCCTGCCGATCTACGGTCGCGCGGAGTCGCTGAACCTGGCCACCGCGGCGAGCGTGTGCCTGTACGAGACCGCCTTCGCCCAGCGCGCGGGGGAGGCCCCCGATGGTCGCGGTGCTGTTACAAGTCGGTAAAGGCGCGTGGCATTGGCTGGTTGCCGATGCCACGCACTCCTAGGGTGTAGGCATGGAGACCTCCGACTCCCGCGCCAGCGGTGATCCTCTTGTCGTGCTCACGGACGTCCAGAAGCACTACGGCGACTTCCAAGCACTCAAGGACATCAACCTCACGGTGCACCGTGGCGAAGTGGTCGTCGTCATCGGCCCCTCCGGGTCGGGCAAGTCCACGCTGTGCCGCACCATCAATCGCCTCGAGACGATCTCGTCGGGCTCGATCACGGTCGACGGGCGGGAACTCCCCAAGGAGGGCAAGCCCCTCGCCGAGCTCCGCGCCGACGTGGGGATGGTCTTCCAGTCCTTCAACCTGTTCGCCCACCTCACGATCCTCGAGAACATCACGCTCGGACCGATGAAGGTGCGCGGCAAGAAGAAGGCGGACGCCGAGCGCGAGGCCCACGAGCTCCTGGAGCGCGTGGGTGTGGACGCGCAGGCGAACAAGCTCCCCGCACAGCTCTCCGGCGGGCAGCAGCAGCGCGTCGCGATCGCGCGGGCCCTCGCGATGCGCCCGAAGCTCATGCTCT
This region includes:
- the rplT gene encoding 50S ribosomal protein L20 codes for the protein MARVKRAVNAHKKRRVILERASGYRGQRSRLYRKAKEQVTHSLVYAYRDRRKRKGDFRRLWIQRINAAARANGMTYNRFIQGLGLAGVQVDRRMLAELAVHEPAVFASLVETAKNALPGDVNAAKTA
- a CDS encoding TrmH family RNA methyltransferase, translating into MLENPRSPRVRAVAKLSKRSARQETGLFLLEGPQAAREALAYAPGTVLELFATPTAIERHVDVRDAAHAAGIQIQFTSEDVLDAMADTVTPQGIVAVAQQAPTAMKDIFAARPRLIAICEEVRDPGNLGTIIRAADAAGADAVVLTGRTVDPYNPKVVRASTGSLFHLPVAVGAELSSAVERAHAAGMRVVAADVGGSDFLESRAVLAEPTAWLFGNEARGLEEAALAQADLALRLPIYGRAESLNLATAASVCLYETAFAQRAGEAPDGRGAVTSR
- a CDS encoding amino acid ABC transporter ATP-binding protein, which codes for METSDSRASGDPLVVLTDVQKHYGDFQALKDINLTVHRGEVVVVIGPSGSGKSTLCRTINRLETISSGSITVDGRELPKEGKPLAELRADVGMVFQSFNLFAHLTILENITLGPMKVRGKKKADAEREAHELLERVGVDAQANKLPAQLSGGQQQRVAIARALAMRPKLMLFDEPTSALDPEMINEVLDVMVGLARDGMTMIVVTHEMGFARKAADRVVFMADGLIVEEQQPEGFFTSPRSERAKDFLSKLITH